The following proteins are encoded in a genomic region of Thermococcus pacificus:
- a CDS encoding segregation and condensation protein A, translating to MESRREEEITPVDILLQLVTMGKVDPWNIDIVDLTEKYIERLREMKELDLRVSARAILAASILVRMKSEALLHADDEEEEESPEESFHVDVEPLAPPLRRVERYYTFDDLLDALMDALEEAEKRKPRKKKKVEIEEEVFVVDDFRVDIEKHVYRLHEIVVEMYRESREPIRFWDLIFDPSPKIVARTFLYLLFLSNMGKVDLIQEEPFGEILVVPVEENA from the coding sequence ATGGAATCGCGCCGTGAAGAGGAGATAACCCCCGTTGACATCCTCCTTCAGCTCGTCACGATGGGCAAGGTAGACCCCTGGAACATAGACATAGTCGATCTGACCGAGAAGTACATAGAGAGACTGAGGGAGATGAAGGAGCTCGACCTCAGGGTCTCGGCGAGGGCTATCCTGGCAGCCTCAATCCTTGTCAGGATGAAGAGTGAAGCTTTGCTCCACGCAGATGACGAGGAAGAGGAAGAGAGTCCTGAGGAGAGCTTCCACGTTGATGTTGAGCCGCTGGCGCCGCCGCTCAGAAGGGTGGAGCGCTACTACACCTTCGACGATCTGCTTGATGCCCTCATGGACGCCCTGGAGGAGGCAGAGAAGAGAAAACCGAGGAAGAAAAAGAAGGTCGAGATAGAAGAGGAGGTCTTCGTCGTAGATGACTTCAGGGTGGACATCGAGAAGCACGTCTACAGGCTGCACGAGATTGTTGTGGAGATGTACAGGGAGAGCAGGGAGCCGATAAGGTTCTGGGACCTCATCTTCGACCCCAGCCCAAAGATAGTGGCAAGGACTTTCCTCTACCTCCTTTTCCTGTCCAACATGGGAAAGGTCGACCTCATCCAGGAGGAGCCCTTTGGGGAGATACTCGTCGTTCCGGTCGAGGAGAACGCCTAA
- a CDS encoding DEAD/DEAH box helicase, which translates to MPYLRRDIIEPRVYQEVIYARCKETNCLVVLPTGLGKTLIAMLIADYRLSTYGGKVLMLAPTKPLAVQHAESFKRLFNLSPEQINVLTGELPPNKRQEIWEKSTIITATPQTVENDVITGKISLEDVVLLVIDEAHRAVGGYSYVFIAKEYLKTARHPLVLGLTASPGSDEEKIREIVENLGIEHIEVRTESSPDVKPYVQRIAFEWVKVELPEIYKEVRSLLREMLKESLKPLAQFKLVSTYSPDIPKREVLQAGSRINREVAQGNYELGRLRVYQAKAVKLQHAIELLETQGLTALRAYLKKLREDKRTKSSRQLMEDPRMRKVIYLLVQAKELGIDHPKMERLLELVGKQLGRKPDSKIIVFTNYRDTGKKIVEELTKRGISSERFIGQASRGEDKGMSQKKQKETLERFSRAEFNVLVATSVGEEGLDVPEVDLVVFYEPVPSAIRSIQRRGRTGRHRPGRVVILMAKGTRDEAYYWSSKRKEKGMFDAIKRIARELEREKPKRAEIREKVPERAEMSRGKVTSLDAFLKPKKSEEKKSEKVEEDSKAEKVEEPKKMEKDSVEDLPIKPIFVRKPKGIVVYVDNRELRSGVPKHLKELGADVEVRTLDVADYVVSEDVGIERKSANDFIQSIIDGRLFDQVERLKRAYEKPVIIIEGELYGIRNVHPNAIRGAITAVTLDWGVPILFSSGVKETAQFIYLMAKREQEERKKEVRLRSEKKALTLAERQRLIVEGLPNVSATLAKRLLKHFGNVERVFTATEEELKEVEGIGPKKAREIRRVITAPYVEEE; encoded by the coding sequence ATGCCGTATCTCCGCAGGGATATAATAGAGCCACGCGTTTACCAGGAGGTCATCTACGCCCGGTGCAAAGAGACGAACTGCTTAGTCGTTCTCCCAACTGGCCTCGGAAAGACGCTCATAGCGATGCTCATAGCTGATTACAGGCTTTCCACCTACGGCGGTAAAGTCCTCATGCTCGCCCCGACGAAGCCCCTGGCAGTCCAACATGCGGAGAGCTTCAAGCGGCTCTTCAACCTCTCCCCGGAGCAGATAAACGTCCTTACCGGTGAGCTCCCCCCAAACAAACGGCAGGAGATATGGGAGAAGAGCACAATCATAACCGCCACCCCCCAGACGGTCGAGAACGACGTGATAACCGGGAAGATATCCCTCGAGGACGTTGTCCTGTTAGTGATAGACGAGGCCCACAGGGCCGTTGGCGGCTACTCCTACGTCTTCATCGCGAAGGAGTACCTGAAGACCGCCAGGCACCCTCTCGTTCTCGGTCTGACGGCTTCACCGGGAAGCGACGAGGAGAAGATCCGCGAGATAGTGGAGAACCTTGGGATAGAGCACATCGAGGTTAGAACTGAGAGCTCGCCGGATGTTAAGCCCTACGTCCAGAGGATAGCCTTCGAATGGGTTAAAGTAGAACTACCGGAGATCTACAAGGAAGTTCGCTCTCTCCTGAGGGAGATGCTGAAGGAGAGCCTTAAGCCCCTGGCCCAGTTCAAGCTCGTCTCAACTTACTCACCGGACATACCGAAGAGGGAAGTCCTCCAGGCGGGCTCCAGGATAAACAGGGAGGTGGCGCAGGGCAACTACGAGCTTGGAAGGCTGAGGGTGTATCAGGCGAAGGCAGTGAAGCTCCAGCACGCCATTGAGCTCCTTGAGACCCAGGGGCTGACGGCTTTGAGGGCCTACCTGAAGAAGCTCCGTGAGGATAAACGGACGAAATCGAGCAGGCAGCTCATGGAAGACCCCCGTATGAGGAAGGTTATATACCTCCTCGTCCAGGCGAAGGAGCTGGGGATAGACCACCCGAAGATGGAGAGGCTCCTGGAGCTCGTGGGGAAGCAGCTGGGGCGGAAGCCCGATTCCAAGATAATAGTCTTCACGAACTACCGCGACACGGGGAAGAAGATAGTGGAGGAGCTTACGAAGAGGGGGATTTCCTCCGAGCGCTTCATCGGCCAGGCCAGTAGGGGCGAGGATAAGGGTATGAGCCAGAAGAAGCAGAAGGAAACGCTGGAGCGCTTCTCAAGGGCCGAATTCAACGTTCTGGTGGCTACAAGCGTTGGTGAGGAAGGCCTCGACGTGCCGGAGGTCGACCTCGTGGTCTTCTACGAGCCTGTGCCTTCCGCCATAAGGAGCATCCAGAGGCGTGGCAGAACGGGCAGGCACAGGCCTGGGAGGGTCGTCATCCTGATGGCGAAGGGAACCAGGGACGAGGCTTACTACTGGAGCTCAAAGCGGAAGGAGAAGGGGATGTTCGACGCGATAAAGAGGATAGCGAGGGAGCTTGAGAGGGAGAAACCGAAGCGGGCTGAAATAAGGGAGAAAGTCCCGGAGCGTGCCGAGATGAGTAGGGGAAAGGTCACTTCCCTGGATGCATTCCTGAAGCCCAAGAAGAGCGAGGAAAAGAAGTCGGAGAAAGTTGAGGAAGACTCCAAGGCGGAAAAGGTCGAAGAACCCAAAAAGATGGAAAAGGACTCCGTGGAGGATCTTCCAATAAAGCCAATCTTCGTCAGGAAACCGAAGGGAATAGTCGTTTACGTCGACAACCGCGAGCTGAGGAGCGGCGTCCCGAAGCACCTGAAGGAGCTCGGTGCCGATGTTGAGGTGAGGACGCTGGACGTGGCCGACTACGTTGTCAGCGAGGACGTTGGCATAGAGCGCAAGAGCGCCAACGACTTCATACAGTCCATAATAGACGGCCGCCTCTTTGACCAGGTGGAGCGCTTAAAGCGGGCCTACGAGAAGCCGGTCATAATCATCGAGGGCGAGCTCTACGGCATAAGGAACGTCCACCCCAACGCCATCCGCGGCGCTATAACCGCGGTGACCCTTGACTGGGGCGTGCCGATACTCTTCTCCTCTGGAGTCAAGGAGACCGCCCAGTTTATCTACTTGATGGCGAAGCGCGAGCAGGAGGAAAGGAAGAAGGAAGTAAGGCTGAGGAGCGAGAAGAAGGCCCTAACGCTAGCCGAGAGGCAGCGTTTGATAGTTGAGGGCCTGCCCAACGTCTCGGCGACCCTGGCGAAGAGACTTTTGAAGCACTTTGGCAACGTGGAGCGCGTTTTCACTGCGACTGAGGAGGAGCTGAAAGAGGTCGAGGGGATAGGCCCCAAGAAGGCGAGGGAGATAAGGAGGGTCATAACGGCACCCTATGTTGAGGAGGAATGA